A genomic window from Leishmania braziliensis MHOM/BR/75/M2904 complete genome, chromosome 19 includes:
- a CDS encoding SNF2/RAD54 related DNA helicase — MEALLPIETCLRCGYPYVFRLSRFGCVFSCACDECVDVLKVAAAFTAALRGRTVAVPFVPLMSSPLLELTCSMKVVVVEIDFLQDLVYTHFLNFHDADVAQVMVSLSLALREQLAFSRTALTGPAALMDQLTEELLVSAQDPALPFFVNPPPPGLREAVSDILSRTVPETVLDRIPHLLRRTMKAHQEEGVRTALRWGGRILFADDMGVGKTMQALATVAALEAYPLLIVCPSAVKLMWADLIEQYLHEQVSVDEIHLIHGANDALSIDVQPKVVLVSFHMATVLEKQLRSRSWQCLLCDESHLLRTNISGVDAVYTRVVVAIGKRTPHCLLLSGTPVTDTPFDLFNQIDTLRPSLLGKSRFEFAMRYCRLTLSPYLQIGESTRRMELSSLLRSCCMLRRLKEDVLELPRKSRVVMRVAHRLLPHSRERRSGDTSYQERYANSWKENWSGITEAVEHCCSKYDRVVLLAHHIGLIDALVQWTRDHRKHAVRIDGRVPVQQRGDLLDAFHRGEARIAIIGITACAVGISLAPAQCAVFCELPPDAAWMRQAEDRLHRPGQRDEVVVYYLLGLHSQFDADLFSRLCSNLSEAEESRGTSLLLSQMDHVSHPTRHPKPVSYTPGHDSVQPTMEPLLFCVSKNTGRIHVRASEPTGFYTTFSWHEAKQCARQRQDPVWQQLDTFLDSVTRLSPFCRRQLVLCQAWLPPVFQWKSDCAAVSNPRRRNRYSKTLPVGWGVWWKVRRLYFPACYYFGPLIAAANNEYEAGCLSCAASLPQLDRSVYSLVPGSICCATSSDSELFCSGRCRVSFIIRRSGGAMRRSVAGVDKGVCSHCHVDCETLCTSVAAVTGRRERVAAIGRLHPQLLQFPTFCERIVSNPIPGNFWHADHVVPVACGGGEATLDNLQTLCVVCHALKTQEDMKRVRQQRVVLPVQELMARTTVDVAWVKVTASSVSRVTKRKL; from the coding sequence ATGGAGGCTCTGTTGCCTATCGAAACCTGTTTGCGATGTGGCTATCCCTACGTATTTCGCCTGTCGCGCTTTGGCTGCGTGTTCTCGTGCGCGTGCGACGAGTGCGTTGACGTGCTAAAAGTGGCCGCGGccttcaccgccgcccttCGTGGGCGAACAGTCGCGGTGCCGTTTGTCCCGCTCATGTCGTCCCCATTGCTGGAACTCACCTGTTCCATgaaggtggtggtcgtggaAATAGACTTTCTACAAGATCTTGTTTACACGCACTTCCTCAACTTTCATGATGCCGACGTGGCGCAGGTAATGGTGAGCCTTTCCCTCGCACTTCGCGAGCAGCTGGCATTCAGCAGGACAGCTCTGACGGGCCCGGCGGCGTTGATGGACCAGCTCACGGAGGAGCTCCTCGTATCCGCACAAGATCCCGCGCTTCCGTTCTTTGTGAACCCGCCGCCTCCTGGGCTGCGCGAAGCTGTATCTGATATTCTCAGCCGTACCGTGCCCGAAACAGTACTCGATCGGATTCCACACCTTCTTCGTCGTACTATGAAAGCCCATCAAGAAGAAGGCGTGAGGACAGCACTGcgatggggagggaggatTCTCTTCGCGGACGACATGGGTGTTGGTAAAACGATGCAGGCATTGGCTACTGTGGCAGCACTCGAGGCCTATCCACTACTCATTGTCTGTCCCTCGGCGGTGAAGCTTATGTGGGCAGACCTGATCGAGCAGTATCTGCATGAGCAGGTGTCTGTCGATGAGATTCACCTGATTCACGGCGCAAATGATGCACTCAGTATTGACGTGCAGCCAAAGGTGGTGCTGGTGAGCTTTCACATGGCAACGGTGCTGGAGAAGCAGTTGCGGTCTCGCAGCTGGCAGTGTCTCCTGTGCGATGAGAGCCATCTGTTGCGCACAAATATTAGCGGAGTCGATGCAGTCTATACTCGTGTGGTGGTAGCTATCGGAAAACGAACGCCTCACTGCCTCCTGCTTTCGGGAACGCCAGTCACTGATACCCCATTCGATCTTTTTAATCAGATCGACACGCTGCGCCCCAGTCTACTGGGAAAATCCCGCTTTGAGTTTGCGATGCGGTACTGCCGACTCACACTCTCTCCCTACTTGCAGATTGGAGAgtcgacgaggaggatggaGCTTTCATCGCTGCTACGCTCTTGCTGTATGCTGCGTCGTCTCAAAGAAGATGTGCTGGAGCTGCCACGAAAAAGCAGAGTTGTGATGCGGGTAGCACATCGCCTTTTGCCGCACAGTAGggagcgccgcagcggggaCACATCGTATCAGGAACGCTACGCGAATAGTTGGAAAGAAAACTGGAGCGGCATCACGGAAGCAGTcgagcactgctgcagcaagtACGACCGGGTTGTGCTTCTGGCGCACCACATCGGACTGATTGATGCGCTTGTGCAGTGGACTCGTGACCACCGCAAGCACGCTGTCCGCATTGACGGGCGAGTGCCGGTGCAACAGCGAGGAGATCTTCTAGACGCTTTCCACCGAGGAGAGGCCCGGATTGCGATAATCGGAATCACGGCATGCGCCGTGGGTATTTCGCTAGCACCCGCTCAGTGCGCCGTGTTCTGTGAGCTCCCCCCTGACGCAGCGTGGATGCGGCAGGCAGAGGATCGTCTGCATCGACCTGGGCAGCGCGACGAGGTGGTTGTATACTATTTGCTAGGACTCCATTCGCAGTTTGACGCTGATCTCTTTTCCCGCTTGTGCAGTAACCTCTCTGAGGCTGAGGAATCTAGAGGAACGAGCCTCTTGCTTTCACAAATGGACCACGTGTCTCACCCAACACGGCATCCGAAACCTGTTTCGTATACGCCGGGGCATGACTCAGTGCAGCCAACGATGGAGCCTTTGCTCTTTTGTGTTAGCAAAAACACCGGCCGCATCCACGTGCGCGCAAGCGAACCGACCGGCTTTTACACCACGTTTTCGTGGCATGAGGCAAAGCAGTGCGCTCGGCAGCGTCAGGACCCAGTATGGCAGCAGCTGGACACTTTCCTTGACTCCGTCACTCGTCTTTCACCGTTTTGTCGGAGGCAACTCGTCCTCTGCCAGGCGTGGCTGCCACCTGTCTTTCAGTGGAAAAGCGACTGTGCGGCAGTCTCCAATCCACGACGGCGCAACCGCTATTCGAAGACACTACCTGTTGGATGGGGAGTGTGGTGGAAGGTGCGCCGACTGTACTTTCCCGCGTGCTATTACTTTGGTCCCCTCATCGCTGCTGCAAACAATGAGTACGAGGCGGGCTGCCTGAGCTGCGCGGCAAGCCTCCCACAGCTCGATAGAAGCGTGTACAGCCTTGTGCCTGGGTCAATTTGCTgtgccaccagcagcgattCCGAGCTTTTCTGTTCAGGTAGGTGTAGGGTGTCGTTTATTATCCGGCGGTCTGGTGGCGCAATGCGCCGCAGTGTTGCGGGTGTCGATAAAGGTGTTTGTTCGCACTGCCACGTCGATTGTGAGACACTGTGCACCTCCGTAGCAGCAGTGACGGGGCGGCGAGAGCGCGTGGCTGCGATCGGGAGACTGCACCCGCAACTACTGCAATTCCCCACTTTTTGTGAGAGGATTGTCTCGAATCCTATTCCTGGAAATTTCTGGCATGCTGATCATGTAGTTCCGGTTGCAtgtggtggaggggaggcgaCTCTAGACAACCTACAGACGCTGTGCGTCGTCTGTCACGCTCTCAAAACTCAGGAAGACATGAAGCGAGTGCGACAGCAACGCGTAGTGCTACCTGTCCAAGAGCTGATGGCTCGAACAACAGTCGATGTCGCGTGGGTCAAGGTGACTGCTTCCAGTGTCTCACGTGTGACAAAACGCAAACTATGA